Within Nocardioides rotundus, the genomic segment GTCGTGGCTGATCTCGCGGATCGCCCGGATCGGGTTCTCCAGGGTGAGGTCGCGCATCACGACCCCCTCCTCCACCATCCGCAGCACCAGGTCGCAGGAGGCGACCTTGAGCAGCGTGGTCGTCTCGCTCATGTTGGAGTCCCCGACGATCACGTGCAGCCGGCGGAACCGCTCGGCGTCCGCGTGCGGCTCGTCGCGGGTGTTGATGATCGGCCGGCTGCGGGTGGTGGCGCTGGAGACGCCCTCCCAGATGTGCTCCGCGCGCTGGGAGACCGAGTACGACGCCCCGCGCGGCGTCTGCACGACCTTGCCCGCGCCGACCATGATCTGCCGGGTCACCAGGAACGGGATCAGCACGTCGGCGAGGCGGGTGAACTCGCCCTGCCGTCCGACCAGGTAGTTCTCATGGCAACCGTAGGAGTTGCCGGCGGAGTCGGTGTTGTTCTTGAACAGGTAGATGTCACCGGCGATGCCCTCGTCGTGCAGCCGCTGCTCGGCGTCGAGGAGCAGCCCCTCGAGGATCCGCTCGCCCGCCTTGTCGTGGGTGACCAGGCTGAGCACGTCGTCGCACTCGGGCGTGGCGTACTCCGGGTGGCTGCCCACGTCGAGGTAGAGCCGGGCGCCGTTGCGGAGGAAGACGTTGCTGGAGCGGCCCCAGCTCACCACCTTGCGGAAGAGGTAGCGCGCGACCTCGTCGGGGCTGAGGCGTCGCTGACCCCGGAACGTGCACGTGACGCCGTACTCGTTCTCGATGCCGAAGATCCGCCGGTCCACGTCACCACCCTACGGGTCGGCTCCGTGACTCGACCGGATGTCGGACAGCGAAACCCGCCGCATCTCATCCTTTAGTCGCATCAGGATCGCGTCAGCGTCCCGTCTCGTCCGCGAGGGGGCTGACGCGGAACTTCGATTCCCGCGCCGGGTGGTGTTGCCGAGTTGGGGGTGGCAACACCACCCATCCAGGCCGGTTCGGTCCGGGTGAGGTCGAGTCGGGGGGCTCAGACCTGGCCCGGACCGGGCTGGGGGCGGTTCGGGTCGGGCGGCGGGGGGCCGCCCGGCTCGGGCCCCGGACCGGGAGACGGGGGCTGGCCGGGGTCCGGCCGGTCGGGCTGCGGCGCGGGGGGCGTCGCATCGCCCGGGTCGACCGGGTCCGGGGCGGGGGGCTGGCCGCCGCCCGGCCCGGACGGCGGGGCGACCGGGGGCTTTCCCGGCTCGCCGGTGACGGGGTTCTCCAGGGGCGGCGTCGCGCCGCTGACCTGGTCGGTGGGGTCCTGCGGGTCGTCGGTCCCCGACTGGGAGGGAGCCTTGCCCGGCTCCGCGTCCTCCGGCACCGGCGGGGCGGCCTGCTCCGGGCCCCGGTCGGCCAGCATCCTCTCCAGCCGCTCGCCGCGGATGCGGACGAACTTACGCGGCTGGGTGCGGTTGCGGTCCAGCACCGCGACCTCGAGGTCGGAGGTCGGGATCACTCGGTCGGTCGGCTTGCCCTGGTCGTCCAGGGTGTGCCCCAGCGCCGCCACGGCCGTCCGCAGCGCCGGCTCGAGCGCCGCGCCCGGCGCATAGTTGTCCTTGAGGTACGTCGTCACCGCGTCGGCCTGGCCGCCCATGACGGCGTACCCGTGCGCGTCGGCGACCTGCCCCTGGTAGGTGAGCCGGTAGATCTGGTCCTCCTCCGGCGTCCGCCCGACCTCGGCGACGAAGATCTCGACCTCGTATGGCTTCTCGCCACCGGAGGAGAAGATCGTGCCCAGCGTCTGGGCGTAGGCGTTGGCCAGGGCGCGCGCGGTCACGTCGCGGCGGTCGTAGGCGTAGCCGCGCATGTCGGCCAGCCGCACCCCGGCGATCCGCAGGTTCTCGAACTCGTTGTAGCGACCCACCGCCGCGAAGGCGATCCGGTCGTAGATCTCCGAGATCTTGTGCAGCGCCTGGGAGGGGTTCTCCGCGACCAGCAGGATGCCGTCGGCGTACTCCAGCGCGACGACCGAGCGTCCCCGGGCGATGCCCTTCTGCGCGAAGTCCGCCCGGTCCTTCATCAGCTGCTCGGGCGAGACGTAGAACGGGGTGCTCACTGCTCCTCCTCCACCTCGTCGCCCACGACCGGGGCGTCGGGACTGGTCACCAGCGGGGCCTCCGGGCCGTCGGGCCGGCGCATCCGGCCGGCGAGCATCCGGTCCGCGATCCGGGCGACCTCGTCGTCGGGCAGCTGCCGCCCACCCTCGTCGGTGATCACCTGCACCACCGGGAAGATCCGCCGGGTGAGGTCGGGGCCGCCGGTGGCCGAGTCGTCGTCGGCGGCGTCGTAGAGCGCCTGCACGACGGCCATCACGCACTCGTCCTCGGTGAGGTCCTCGCGGTAGAGCTTCTTCAGCGAGCCGCGGGCGAACAGCGACCCGGAGCCGACGGAGTGGAAGGCGGTCTCCTCGTACTTCCCGCCGGTGACGTCGTAGGAGAAGATCCGGCCCTGCTCGGCGTCGGGGTCGAAGCCGGCGAAGAGCGGGACCACCGCCAGCCCCTGCATGGCCAGCCCGAGGTTGGCCCGGATGAGGGCGGCCAGCCGGTTGGCCTTGCCGTCGACGGAGAGGGTGACGCCCTCGATCTTCTCGTAGTGCTCCAGCTCGGTCTGGAACAGCCGGACCATCTCCACGGCGAGGCCGGCCGTGCCGGCGATGCCGACGCAGCTGTACTCGTCGGCGGGAAAGACCTTCTGGATGTCCCGCTGGGCGATGACGCTGCCCATGGTGGCGCGCCGGTCGCCGGCCATCACGACCCCTCCGGCGAAGGAGGCCGCCACGATCGTGGTGGCGTGGGGGGCCAGGTCGCCGGCGTTCCCCTGCGGGAGGCTCCGCCGCGCCGGCAGCAGGTCCGGGGCGTGCTCGGAGAGGAAGTCGGAGAAGGAGGAGGTTCCGGGGTTGAGGTAGGACGTGGGCAGGCGGGGGCTCTCGGCACTCACAGGCTCACTGACCGCCCTTCTGGATGAACGACTTCACGAAGTCCTCGGCGTTGGTCTCGAGCACGTCGTCGATCTCGTCGAGGATGGAGTCGACGTCCTCGTCCAGCGCCTCCTTGCGCTCGGCGACGTCGGTCTCGGGCGCGGTCTCGGTGACCTCCTCGGTCTCCGAGGACTTCCGCGGCTGCTTCTGCTCCTGGGCCATGTCACCGACCCTAGCGCTCAGGTCGGCGCCAGCGGGATAACCCCGAAGGGCGTGGTCAGCGGGTGAGACCGCGCAGCAGCTCGGCGGCGGTCTCGCTCCGGTCGACCAGCTCCCCGACGTGCGCGCGGCTGCCCCGGAGCGGGTCCAGGGTGGGCACGCGCTGCAGCGACTCGCGGCCGGGGAGGTCGAAGATGACCGAGTCCCACGACGCGGCGGCGACCTGGTCGCCGTACTTCTCCAGGCAGCGGCCGCGGAACCACGCGCGCGTGTCCTCGGGTGGCTCGTGCATGGCGGTCTCCACCTGCTCGTCGGTGAGCAGCCGGCGGATCCGGCCGGCCCGCACCAGACGGTGGTAGAGGCCCTTCTCGGGGCGTACGTCGGAGTACTGCAGGTCGATCAGGTGCAGCTTGGCGTCGTCCCACGCCAGCCCGTCGCGGGCGCGGTACTGCTCCAGCAGGCGCAGCTTGGCCACCCAGTCCAGCTCTTCTGCGCACTCCATCGGGTCGCGGGCCAGCCGGTCGAGCACGGACTCCCAGCGGTCCAGCACGTCGACGGTCTGCGGGTCGGCGTCCTCGCCGAGGCGCTCCTCGACGTAGGCGCGGGCCAGGTCGAGGTACTCCCGCT encodes:
- a CDS encoding ubiquitin-like protein Pup is translated as MAQEQKQPRKSSETEEVTETAPETDVAERKEALDEDVDSILDEIDDVLETNAEDFVKSFIQKGGQ
- the prcA gene encoding proteasome subunit alpha, with product MSTPFYVSPEQLMKDRADFAQKGIARGRSVVALEYADGILLVAENPSQALHKISEIYDRIAFAAVGRYNEFENLRIAGVRLADMRGYAYDRRDVTARALANAYAQTLGTIFSSGGEKPYEVEIFVAEVGRTPEEDQIYRLTYQGQVADAHGYAVMGGQADAVTTYLKDNYAPGAALEPALRTAVAALGHTLDDQGKPTDRVIPTSDLEVAVLDRNRTQPRKFVRIRGERLERMLADRGPEQAAPPVPEDAEPGKAPSQSGTDDPQDPTDQVSGATPPLENPVTGEPGKPPVAPPSGPGGGQPPAPDPVDPGDATPPAPQPDRPDPGQPPSPGPGPEPGGPPPPDPNRPQPGPGQV
- the pafA gene encoding Pup--protein ligase; its protein translation is MDRRIFGIENEYGVTCTFRGQRRLSPDEVARYLFRKVVSWGRSSNVFLRNGARLYLDVGSHPEYATPECDDVLSLVTHDKAGERILEGLLLDAEQRLHDEGIAGDIYLFKNNTDSAGNSYGCHENYLVGRQGEFTRLADVLIPFLVTRQIMVGAGKVVQTPRGASYSVSQRAEHIWEGVSSATTRSRPIINTRDEPHADAERFRRLHVIVGDSNMSETTTLLKVASCDLVLRMVEEGVVMRDLTLENPIRAIREISHDMTGRRKVRLSNGREASALEIQGEYLAKARDFVDRRQISTPVLEQVLDLWERSLKAVESDDLGLVDRELDWVIKWKLIERYRAKHGLTLGHPRVAQLDLAYHDIHRGRGLYYLLEKRGAVARATTDLRTFEAKSVPPQTTRARLRGEFIRTAQERRRDFTVDWVHLKLNDQAQRTVLCKDPFRSVDERVQRLIDGM
- the prcB gene encoding proteasome subunit beta, whose protein sequence is MSAESPRLPTSYLNPGTSSFSDFLSEHAPDLLPARRSLPQGNAGDLAPHATTIVAASFAGGVVMAGDRRATMGSVIAQRDIQKVFPADEYSCVGIAGTAGLAVEMVRLFQTELEHYEKIEGVTLSVDGKANRLAALIRANLGLAMQGLAVVPLFAGFDPDAEQGRIFSYDVTGGKYEETAFHSVGSGSLFARGSLKKLYREDLTEDECVMAVVQALYDAADDDSATGGPDLTRRIFPVVQVITDEGGRQLPDDEVARIADRMLAGRMRRPDGPEAPLVTSPDAPVVGDEVEEEQ